A DNA window from Panthera tigris isolate Pti1 chromosome X, P.tigris_Pti1_mat1.1, whole genome shotgun sequence contains the following coding sequences:
- the ZCCHC13 gene encoding zinc finger CCHC domain-containing protein 13 has translation MSNKECFKCGRSGHWARGCPRGGGSRGRGARGRGRGSQCSSTNPSDICYRCGESGHHAKNCDLLEDICYNCGRSGHIAKDCIEPKREREQCCYTCGRPGHLARDCDRQEEQKCYSCGEYGHIQKDCTQVKCYRCGETGHMAINCSKTSEVNCYRCGESGHLARECPIEATA, from the coding sequence ATGAGCAATAAGGAATGTTTCAAGTGTGGACGCTCTGGCCACTGGGCCCGGGGATGCCCTAGAGGAGGAGGAAGTCGAGGGCGTGGAGCTAGAGGCCGTGGCAGAGGTTCCCAGTGCAGTTCCACCAACCCGTCTGACATCTGTTACCGCTGTGGTGAGTCTGGTCATCATGCTAAGAATTGTGATCTTCTCGAGGACATCTGCTACAACTGTGGGAGAAGTGGCCACATCGCCAAAGACTGTATTGAGCctaagcgagagagagagcagtgttGTTACACTTGTGGCAGACCAGGCCATCTGGCTCGTGATTGTGACCGTCAGGAAGAGCAGAAGTGCTACTCTTGTGGTGAATATGGCCACATTCAGAAAGACTGCACCCAAGTCAAATGCTACCGGTGCGGTGAGACTGGCCACATGGCCATCAACTGCAGCAAGACGAGTGAAGTCAACTGCTACCGCTGTGGCGAGTCTGGACATCTGGCCCGAGAATGCCCCATTGAGGCTAccgcttaa